From the Rattus norvegicus strain BN/NHsdMcwi chromosome 15, GRCr8, whole genome shotgun sequence genome, the window TAGTTTTGCTATGTTTGATGGTAAATCTAACTGTGACCTACCAGGGGAGTTAAAGGAAATTTAAGATCAATACTAGACTTGAAAGGTTCTTGAGCAGACAAAAACTTGTTGTTTACCAGGTCCTACAAGTAGCCTCAGGCAACAAAATTAATAGTAAAAATTAAATAGTTTttttgtgagttcaaaaccagcttgctctacatagtaagtcccaggatagccagagctatgtCTTGAACTCCTCAGGCTGTACCCAATTTCATCCGAAGTCAGGATTATATCAACCCCTTAAATTCCCCAAAGTTAGCATTTGTGTGAAAAATGCAGATTCTGCTAAGGACCAGCCTCATATCAGGgcttctgagagaaggggtgtctgACAGTGGCAAAAACAAACCATTCGAAGTCAAACCGTGGGTCTAAGCTGGCAGCCTATGCTCAGCTGGAGACAGCTTTCCagcctgccttctctctgttttgcttcttttctctCAGATCTGTTTCCTCTGGAAATCTGCAAACCGCTCTctaggtttccttttgattatcctatgaatcagcatcccgtgaccccagccccttaattATTAAGGATACAGTAGGAGCATATTTTCTTTCAACATTGCAAACGAATTCAGATAACCGCCTGCCTCTGTGAAACACAGACCGTAACCTACCTGGGGGAACCTGAAATTTCTagtcctgaaattaccatttctaccataCCTGGGTCTAGGCCTGCTGTGTCCCAGGCCAACTTTGACCTCATGAATCTGCCTCCCTTTgttatctttctgacaagctggctcatagtgtagCTGGCTTTGTTTCTTCACATttgtgaagcccctcatataattcatattatttttaatttccacaTAGTTAAGAAAGcatatattttcaaactcatcttttcagagttctttcccacagcctaaAGGGCTGTTCTGGAGGTCCTAGCCTTTAACATtctgctgagacattagccacacctcTGCCACCCGGATTCATGCTATCTCTGATCCTTATGGAGTCATTAAggttaacagggaggacattgctcaaaggaagatgaaaatatgcacattattatacaaacaagccttatgtcATGGCGGTCCACAGCAGGTCCTGTCCCTGAACCCTGACATTCTGTCCCCAATAAGGCCATGCCAGACTTAGTAAGATTCCATTCCAAACCAGAATTGCAGATTCCACAAATAAACCAACTTGCTGCTCCACAGGAGTGACTCCCCTGCAGCCCTGACTGTGGTCCACTGAGAGCAAGAAGTACCACCATTGTCCAGTGGTGGAGAGAGGCCAAGTATTGCATCTGGGGACCCAGAAAGGAACAGCAAGATGGAAGTTGGGGATCCAGACTGAAAGACAGAGGTACAGACCTGAGGATGTCACCCCTCTGCTACACTCTGCATCTGTCACTACATGAAGCTCCCTGCCTCATCTGGTGATGCCCGGCTCGCACGTGTCCTTAAAAGGATGGCACCTTCCCGTCTGAAATGATCCCTGACTACAGTTCTGTCCTCAGGAGTCAGGGCAGAACCTCTCATCATTCATCTCTTTTCTCTGTGGATTCCAGTGCCCTTATCTTGGACTCTGTgccttcctggtttctgttgaATAGTCTCACAGTTAACCTCTGAGGACAGCCATGCAGGGAGAGGGCAAGGAGTAGATAGCCTCACTGAGAGATCCCAATTCCCTGGTTTTTTGTCAGCCACTTCTTCCCCACAGATAAATTTCAGTGAAGATTTCCTGTAGGAATGTTCTGGAAAGATGCACATCTCTTCTCATATTCATTTATTTCCAGGAACTGGGAAGATGCTTCAATTGCTACCAGGCCCtgcctctaaacacacacacacacacacacacacacacacacacacacacacactgtgtgtgtccctcctcccctctcccttaccCTCCCCGACACAGTTGTACCAGAGATATAGATGAGAATGCAAAGGTGTTTATTGGTTAGAAAAGGTCTGGTTAGGCAGTGCAGACAGAGGAACTGGATCTTCACTACTGTGATCTTGGCAGTAGCAGATGAGCTAAGGTACAAAGTGCTGGCATTGAACTAAAATATCTCATCCAGGTGAACAGGAACCACTGGATACATGGGACTCTCCTGTGAAGTTCTATTGTTACAGGCAACTCTGTAGAACTTCACCGATCCTGTAGTTTGGTATCTGCATTGGGTATAAATCCTTGCCGGAGTTGTGAGGTTACAGAAAGTTACAGATACCTGAGAGGAACTGTTATGACAATTTGTACTTCTCCCGTCTTTACAGGTTATATGTGGATTGCCACACACATCAACAACACTAGCAAAACTTGTGTGAAGAAAAGTATTTATGCCCTTACATCTTCCTGTATAACTGTTGACACGCAGCATGGCAGCATTACATTGGGGGTAGGAGCTATTATAGATGTGCTGGATGGCAAACCACTGGGAAGGGGTTGGTCGCTGGCATGAGGCAAGCATTGAGACAAGTCCCAGCAGCAGAAGGAGACAAAGTCTGGACTCAAGCGGCTTCACACCCATGTTTCCTATGAGAACAGAAGAGAAGTGACTACTCTCACCTTGGCTCACTTTGCCCTCTCTCTTCCTGAAGGCCCTCTGCTGTCACTAGGTCCACGGTACCACCTCTCCTGGACACTGCCCCATCACTGCCCCTCATATCCCAGACCCGGACAGTCAGTGTCTTACCCAGTGTGCGTTGTGGCTCCTGTGGAACTgagtgctggctgtcctggaaatcaggGATAATGGGTGAGCTCCACTTGGACCCACAGATATAGAACAGGATCTGTGGGTGGAGCCTGTGCCTCAGAGTCTTCAACGTGCAGAACCCACAGATTGGTACACTGCCTGCTTGTGCAACCggccttctgtttcttccttggccaagccATGGTGCTGCTGGTAGCATTGTAGGACATCAAATTCCAAGTCTTCTTGTGCAGGGCAGTTTGAAGTCTGAATCTGAACTCTACATAGAAATCTCTGTGCTGCCTGTTGACTGACTGCAGACTTCATGACTGTTTTCAGTAATGGACAGACCAAGTTTTCTATTGCCTGGCTACAACTTAGAAACAAAGCCTTGGGAAGCCAGAATCATAAGAAAGAttaccatttctgtcctttatttttaaaattctatgatGTTGAGgtgtgcagagatggctcagtggttaagagcacttgctgctcttccagaggacccaagtttccTTTCAGCACCTATGCTTGGTGGCTTAAgactgcctgtaattccattcCAGGACATCTGATGTCTTCTAATAGCATCTGGTGGCATGTTgatacacatgaacacagacacacagagacacataagcACAAATAAGTCTTAGGGATCGGTGAGatgtcagtggttaagagaacgtCCCTTCTTCcagatttcttcccttccagagAAACCCAGTTTGTCACCCAGAGGTCACAACTAcagataactccagctccagggaaatcagacacctgtttggtttttgttagtACCTGTACATGCCTGGTACatgtacctgtacacacacagcacatgtgagtgcaaacacatgtgaaagttaaaaaataaactttaaaaattgcATTTACAAACAATAAGCAAAACCTTTACTCAAGACATACTGCACTGCATTCTTCTGATCGGTTCCTGTATAAGATTCCTTTCTACATTTCCAACTACACACATTTGCCTCCAGAGCTAGTACTAATGGTCTAGTCTTATGGACCTGAAGGAGAACATCACTTTATGTAAGATGTCCAAGAACATATCAGCCAATATAAAACAATACACTACACCCaacaaaatttttatttctgtttttctttgtgctgggatttgaacctgtgGCCTTGTGCACTCTTGAGAAATGATCTGccactgagctccatctccagTGTCACATAGATAAGAGTTTGGCTTCAATAGCTTAAATGCCTCTCTAAGTTTTTGTTATCAAAACCTCCCTTGCATTCCAACCAGCTGCACACTTCGGTTATgaaggacagccagagttacatccTAGTAGTAAGTCCTTAGGTCTTTTCCACACTTGATGACTATCATAAGGTATTGTCTCCAGAAATACTTCCTCAGTTGACCTATAAACCACAGTGAGTATTTGGCTGTCCCAATATATAGATTGATGTCTTTTTGTGCAGATTCCATTGGTGAGAGGTTGTGCCCAACACTTGGTATTTCTCCAGTCCTTAGATCCTCTTACAAGGAAACTCTTGACCTATTCACTGACAGATGCCCAGGGTCAGCATAGTATTTGACAGAGCCCTGCCAAGTGCTCGGGCTGTCTATATAAATGCCAGTGCACAGCATTTATAAAATTGTCACAGCAAGCATTTTTTAGGGACTTATTGAGGGTGCTATGAAGTGTTGAGACAAGATGTGACTCTGTAGACTGGGTTTGGTTTGAACTTGCTTACAAACCCAAGTTGTATGTgaattttccctccttgtgcctCAGGCTCGAAGTTCTCCATCCTGGACTCGCGCTCCACACCCAGCTCGTGAGCCAGGTTGTAAGAAGCCTGTGCTGTTGTTAGTGGATGCTCAGCATTAGGAAGCAGGACTCAGCAGGAAGGAGCTAGGAAGCTGTGGGTGTGCCCTTGAAGGACATTTTGGGACCTGGTGCCCTTTCCTGTCCTCCTTTCTTCTGCCATGACCTTGAGCAGCTTTACTTTAGTAAAGGCCTCCCAGCATGGGCTTTTCTCTACCACAGACCCCAAGTCAGGAGGCCAACTGACTGGACAATATCTCTGACACTGGACTCAAATGAATCTCCGTTTCTTTCAAACCATCTATTTCTCTCAGGTGTTTATCAAGCATTGGAAAGCTGATTTGTAGCCTGCTGCAAGTTCATTTAATTCTGATTTATTTAGAAAAGCTCAAAATATTTATGGTACGGGGTCTCTAAGGTCTTTTCCTACATGTTAGGGAGCCTCCATTGTATTTCTTTGGAAGGCGATTGAGCAAAAGCAGATCTTGAACCTTTCCATCAAGTTTCTGCAGCTACACAGGGACTTCAGAGAGAACTCCCATGCAGACAGAGCTCTGGGTTGGTTGTGTCTGTGATCTGCCCTATGGTCTAGAGCTAGTGGGCCATGctaccagacagaagaactggtaaggctgAGGGAGCTCAGACCTGGGGAAACTCAGAGCCTTGAGATGGGGAGGAGTCAAGCCACTCCCTACCTATATCTGTACCTGATCTGCAAAGTATAACCACGATACCCCAGTGAGAAGACCACAAGCAGTCAGTCACATATGGAAACAGCTGGAGTCCTTCCCCATGGAAATAGAGCATCACTAACATCTCAAACTAAACCAAGAGGAAACACCTCTCCCTAAGCCTACCCCACTCCTTTTTGTTCCTTTATGCGTACAGCTGAAAACTCTGCAACTCCTTTGCACACTCAGGATTCTGTAGTATGACTCGTGCATGTAACTCCAGGTGTACACTGTGGAACTCTACCTCACCGGTCACCCCATACTTGCTAAGCATGACTGCAACCACCGTGTTGCCTATGGCCTGGTACACTGTGTCCTCATTTCTGGAGCCATGTTTGGTACCACTAAATATGTTCTTGGGGTACTCATTGAGGGGTGTCTGTCATACTCCATGTAGTAGTTACATATAGAATGGATGGTGTGGTCCTCTGCCCTTAGCCTGGAAGTCAGACACTTTGGTCggtattttaattgaaattacaTCTACTCTTTTGGTCCGTGTGAAAAAAGCAAGTCTGTGTATCTAAGCACTGAACTTTCCACTCAATTCTTCCAGAGGCTGAATTGTTGGGGTTCATATGGTCTGCAGTTCCActctcatttattatatataagtacactatagctgtcttcagatacaccagaagagggcatcggatccctttacaggttgtgagccaccatgtggttgctgggaattgaactcaggacctcgggaagagcagtcgggtgctcttaaccgctgagccatctctccagccctgcagttCCACTCTCAAACACTGACCTAGATATGGCCCCTGACTGAGGGAATACTGCAGGGACAAGGTCTAAGTCTGGGAGGTTGTCCTCCAGGGCACAACAAGGCCACAAAGGCAGGGAAGTGCAGAAGGAAACACTCAGATAAGGGGACAAAGACAGGGTTTGCTCAAGCTCTGCTTACAGTGAGTGTCTAGTAGCTAACTAGACAGCATCAACA encodes:
- the Rnase2 gene encoding ribonuclease A family member 2 precursor; this encodes MGVKPLESRLCLLLLLGLVSMLASCQRPTPSQWFAIQHIYNSSYPQCNAAMLRVNSYTGRCKGINTFLHTSFASVVDVCGNPHITCKDGRSTNCHNSSSQVSVTFCNLTTPARIYTQCRYQTTGSVKFYRVACNNRTSQESPMYPVVPVHLDEIF